A window of Actinomadura viridis genomic DNA:
TCCGCAGGCGGCGCAGGCTCGGGCTCGCGCTCGCCGCCGCCCTCGTCGTCGGCGGCGGCGGACGAGGACGCCATCATCAGGTCGCGGTCGTCGAACCGGTAGCCGTGGACGCGGCCGAGCCGGATCACCTCGGCGATCCCGGTCATCGCCTTCATCTGCTGCCGGACGCGGGCGTCCTGGCGGGCGACCCGCAGGAAGGCGGTGCAGGACTCGACGGACATCGTGTTCTCTCCTTAGGACGGGGTGGGCGCCGGCGGCGGGTCCAGCAGCAGGACCGAGGGGACCCGGTCGGGCCGGGCCAGCCGGAGGAAATGCATCCCGAAACCGGACATGCCGAGCATCAGGCCGGGGAAGAAGCCGGCCTCCGGCCCCGGCCGCGCGTCGTCGAGGTTGCGCCACTGGGTCTGCACCTGGACGTTGGCCTCCAGGCGGAACGCCGGCTCGTCCTTGAGGCTCGCGAAGCGCAGGAAGAGTTCGGCGTTGCCCGAACGGCCGTGGCAGAGCGTGTCGTTCATCAGGCGGGGGAAGTTGCGCATCGTCGCTGTGAGCGCCTGGGTCGCCTCCCGCAGGATCGTGTCGTCGTCCTTGCCGAGCAGCGCCCAGCTCTGGATGCGGCTCAGCCCGATCCCCGAGGCGCCGTTGCACCAGGCGTTGGCGTAGTGGCGTCCGCGCCAGACGGGGCCTCCCGCCACCTTGCGCAGGTCGTACCAGTCCTGCGCGCTCTCGTCGAAGTGGCGGGACTCGTAGACGAAGGCGCGGCGCCCGGCCGAGACGTACTCGGGACGGTCGGTGCGCCGGCCCAGCGTGATCAGCGCCCAGCCGATGCCGCCGGCCCCGTGCGAGAAACCGGTCAGGTCGGCCAGCACGGTGGCGGGATCGTGGCTGGGCCAGGAGAGGGCGTCGCCGTCGGCCCTGGCATGGCGCAGCACGTGCTCGGCGCAGCGGTGGGCCTGCTCCAGGCCGCGGCCGTCCGCCGCGTCGGCCAGGCCCAGCAGCACCGGGATGAGCCCGGCGACGCCGTGGAAGACGTCGAGGTAGCGGTCCTGCTCGATCTCTCCGGCCAGCTCGTCGCCCAGTTCGAGGGCGAGGTCGAGCAGGGGGCGCTCGCCCCACAGATGGTGCAGGTGGGTGAGCAGGTAGATCATCCCGCCGAGGCCCGCGAAGGCTCCGACGCGCCGCCGGTCGAACGTGGCGACGGCGTGGTCGAGCGCGCGCCGCGCGGCCCGCTCGAACTCCGGGCGCGGGTCGAGGTCGTTCAGGTAGGCGAGGAACAGGGCGATGCCGGCCGACCCGTTGTAGAGGTCGCCCTCGATGTCGACCTCGTCCTTCCCGGTCTCGGTGACCACGTAGGACGTCCACGGGGCGGGCGCGTCCGGCTCGCGGAGCATCCGGCAGAGGCGCAGCCCCAGCCCGGCGGCCTGCTCGACGCAGGTGGCGGCGAAGTCGGGGCTGGAGCCGTCGCCTCCCGCCAGCCCGGCGGAGATGTACTGGTTCTGCTGGGCGCGGTTCTGCGGGGACAGGCGCCTGATCCGGGAGGCGGCGTAGTCGAGGGGGCTCTCCTCCAGTTCCGCCGGGACGGCGGCGGCGTGGTCGTGGACGAGCCCGGCGCCGTCCGCGTCGACGGTGAACAGCGGGACGTCCTGCCGCCACATCGATCCCAGCTCCCAGGCGGGCAGGACGCCGTCGTGGTCCCAGTTGCGGGGGAACGTGCGCACGGTGTTGAAGAGGAGGTCGACCTCCAGCGGTTCCATCAGGCACTTGGGGTGCCGGGCCGCGAGCAGGAGCTGGGCGTAGACCTGCGTGCTCCAGTTGACGAACCGGACGCGGGTGCCGGTGAACAGCCCGGTGACGCACTCGATCGCCCGCTCGGGCCGCTCCCGGAACCACTCGTAGACCCGGTCGAAGCCGGACCTGATGTCGTCGATGAAGTCCTCGGCGTGGGTCAGCCGGTCCTCGACGAAGACGCGGTTGGCCGCGCCCGGCTCGACCTGGACCCGGCGGCGGTGCGTGACGGCGGCCTCGAAGGACAGGCGCCGGTCGTTGACCTGCGGCACGGGCACGGGCAGCTCGTACGAGCCGCCGCCGGAGTAGCCGCTGATCCTCATCTCGCCCTCGGCCGCCGCGGTCGTCCGGGGCCACTCGATCAGGCCGGTCTTGAAGACCGAGTCCATCAGGGTGCCCGGAGGGCGCGGCTGCCCCTTGGGCAGGGCGCCCAGCACCGTCTCGCAGTCGCAGATGAAGGCGTGGCCGTCGGCGATGAGGACGTTCTCGAAGTGCAGGTCGCCGCCGCCCAGCACGTAGAAGATCGCCAGGTGGCCGCCCAGCTCGGCGTAGACGTGCGCGGCCTGCGCCCGGGTGGCCACCCGGTTGAGCCCGGACGGGATCAGGGCCTCGTAGCCGTAGCCGTCCCTCGGGAGGACGGCGCGTCCGGCGAAGCCGAGGACGCCGTCGTCGCGCAGCCGTGCCAGCAGCCCTTGCAGGGCGGCCTCGCTCTTGACGCAGCGGGGTTTGTAGACGAGGGACCCGCGGGCGCCGTCCGCCAGCTCGACGTCGAGGATGCCGACGCTGCGGGCTCCGGCGTGCTGGTCGGAGCGGCCCAGCCGGATGCTGCGCACCGCCGTGACGGGCTGCCCGAAGAACGTCTCGGCCAGGTCGGCGGCGTCGTCGCGGATCCGCTGGATCAGCTCGCGGCCGTGTTCGGCGAGGAGCGCGGTGACCTGCGCGAGCCAGCGGCCCAGGACGGGGAACTCCAGGTAGAAGCGGTGGTAGGAGTCGGCGTCGGCGAAGGTCTTGTCGAGATAGGCGAGGTAGTCCTCGCGGGTCGCGCGGGACGGGTCGATGCCGTTCAGGCTGCAGTGGACCTTGGCGTCGGCCTCGACGGCCCAGGCCAGCGCGAGCGCGAAGCGGTCGAGCAGGTGGGTCTGGAAGTCGTCCACGACCTGGGGATCGATGCGGACGGCCGCGGTGTCGTCCCGGCCTGCCGCGTCGGTCAGGCGCCGGCCCAGCTCGACGAGGAACGGCTCGCACGCGGTGGCGAGCCGCCCGTGGTAGACGTCGGGGTCGCGCCAGCTCGCCTCCGCGGACCCGGCGGCGGCGGGATCGAACCCGTCCAGCGCGGCGCGGTACGCGGGCAGCCAGCCGTGGTGGACCTCCGCCAGGATCCGGCCGAACGGGTCGCCGGGGCCGGTGAGGGCCCTCTCATGGCGGCGGTAGGCGGTGAGGGTCTCGGCGAGGGACTCCTCGGTGTGCCTGGCCGGTTCGTCCCGCGGGCGGGTCTCCCGGCGGAACCTCCCGGCGAGCCTGGCCGCCAGCCGGTCGATCCGCCAGGTGTCGAACGCCTCGAGCGGCCGCGCGTCGGAGGGCGGGCCCAGGGCGGACACGATCTTGATGCGTTCGGCCAGGTTGGCGGCTCTGGCCGCGATGTCCACGGGGTAGGTCGGCTTCACTCGAGCGGGCTCCTCGGCTGCTTCGGATATGCGGGTCGGTGGGCCGATGGCTTCGGCCCACCTCTCTTTCCGCCGCCCCGGCGGAATCTCCGGGGCTCAGTCGTCGCTACGGGCCGTCACCGGCGGCGTGGGGTCGTCACGCCTTGGTGGTCCCGTCGCAGAGGATCGTGAGCGGACCCGAGCTGCAGGTCGACGCGCAGGCGTAGGCGTCGACGGCGGCGACGCCCTCGGTCCAGTAGCCGAGCGACTCGGCGTCCTGCTGCTCGACCGAGGCCGGCACGGTGCCCGCGGAGATCCCGAAGAACTCCGGCGAGGTGAGCAGTTCGTCGCGGAACTCGGCGTCCGCGGCGGCGTGCCGGAGAATCGTGGTCGGTGACATGAATTCCTCCTTGGATGGTGCTTTTATTTGACGATTTCCGTCGCCAGCCTGATGCCGAGGAGTCGTTCGATTCGCTGGAGTTCCTCGGCGGCGGCGTCCATGTTGGGTTTGTCGCTCTGCCAGACCACCAACTCTCTTTCCTCATCGGAGATGTCGGCCCGATCCCAGATGGATTCGAGCCAGTCCTTGGTCGCCTGCGGATGGAGGTCCCGGACCGGGCTGACGTGGGCCGGCAGGTTCTCGTCGTGGACCGACAGCGCGAGCCTGAGGATCTCGTGGAGTTTTCCGCCGGGAGGGAGCAGCGAGCACAGGAGCATGAGGTGCTGGATCTGGCGGATCGTCTCGATGCCCCGGTGTTTCGTCAGATCGCTGAGCGGTTTGGGCCCGGTCTTCATTGGACGTCCTCCCGAGATCGCCGTTCGTGCCTGAGATCCCCGTGCGTGACCGGCTCGTTCTTTCGGTGGAGAGAAGCGGCCGGATGCCCGCCCATATCCGGGGAGCGGACATTCTGGCCACGCTTGGTGTGCGGCTCATTACCTAAAGTGACGGTAGCAAGGGGGTCATGGACGGTCAATGGCCCGCGCTCGAAAGTGGCGGCCTCGCTGCCCGGGCATGGCGGTGAAATCGGGCATTTCAGCCAACGAGAAGACCCTTGTGATGTGCTTTGCCGGATTCTTTTGCAGCCTGCCTGTCAGGCTTTGATATCGGTGCGGCAAGCATTGCCAGGGCACTCCGGCATCGTGCGCGGGTATTCCGTTTCCGTAGATGTAGCGCATATGCAGAGGACGCAAATGCCCCGCCTATGGCTGGCGATCCGCCCTGTCGCCGGTAAATGGGAAGGACGCGCGGGGCCGTCCATGGATGTCGGTCGATGGTGGTCGGGGCGGGGGTCCGGACGGTGGTCGGGACGGGGGTCCGGATGGGGGTCGGGGCGGTGGTCTGGACGGGGGTCGGGAGGGTGGCCGGGAAGGTGGCGTGCGGGGCCGGGGCGGGACGGTGCGGGACGGTGCGTCCGGCGATGGCGGGAGAGAAGCCGGCGCGGGTGACCAAGGCCATACCGCGATGACTGTCCGATCGGTCAATCCTGACCGATCGGACAGTTAGCGTGGTGGCATGGCACGTCCCCCCACCCCCCTCCGAGCGCAGATCCTGGAATCGGCGCTCGGACTCTTCGCCGCGCGCGGCTTCCGAGGCACGTCCCTCCAGGACATCGCCTCGGAGGTCGGCTGCTCGAAGGCGTCGCTGCTGTACCACTTCACCAGCAAGGACGCGATCCTCTCCGAACTGCTGACCCCGGCCGGGCAGGCCCTGGCCGAGCTCGACGAGCGGCTGTCCACGCTGGACCCCGACGAGGCCGTCATGGCGGCCGTCACCGGATTCATCGACCTCTCGGTGCGTTTCAAGCGCGAGGTCAAGATCCTTTTCGGGGAGGTCCTCACCCTGACGGGCCATCTGGGCCTGCCCCTCCCCGAGGTGACGGAGCGGCTGCTGGACGCGCTGACCGGCAACGCGACGGCCCCGCGGGCCCGGGTCGCGGCCTGGATGGTCATCGGAGGGGTCTTCATGACCAGTGCCACCGCCGTATCCGTGACCGACGACGTCCTGCGCGCCGAGATGGTCCGCGGCGCGTTGCGGACGCTGGACCACCGCACCGACTGAACCACGAGGAAGACGATCTTCTCTATGGCGACCCTGCTGTACCGGCTCGGCCGGTTCTCCTTCCGTCGACGGGGGCGAATCGTCGCCCTCTGGCTCCTGGTGCTCGCCCTGCTCGGTGGAGCGGCCGCGGCCTTCAGCGGCCCCAGCACCGACAAGTTCACGATGCCGGGCACCGAGTCCCAGCGGGCCCTGGACTCCCTGGCCAAGGAGTTCCCCCAGGCTTCGGGCGCCACGGGCACGATCGTCATCGCCGCACCCCAGGGGCAGAGGCTGACCCCGGCCGCCGTCGCGCCCGTGGTGCAGGAGGCCGGCCGCGTTCCCGGCGTCCTCGCCGCCATGGACCCGTTCCGCACCGGCTCGGTCTCCCAGGACGGGCGCCACGCCCTCGTCCAGGTCCAGTTCGACCGGGCCGCCCAGGAGATCACCGACGCCCAGCGCACGGCGTACGAACGGGTCGGGTCCTCCGCCCAGGGGCTCCGGGTCGAGCACGGTGGCGAGATCATGGGCGGCCAGGTGGAGATGGGCTCCAGCGAGGTGATCGGGGTCGCGGTCGCCGCGGTCGTCCTGGTCATCACGTTCGGCTCGCTGGTGGCCGCCGGGATGACCCTGCTGAACGCGCTGATCGGCGTCGCCGTGGGCATGGCCGGGCTGTTCGCGCTCAGCGGGGTCGTGGAGCTGACCTCCACCGCCCCCATCCTCGCGCTGATGCTCGGGCTGGCCGTCGGCATCGACTACTCGCTGTTCATCACCTCCCGCTACCGCCAGTTCCTCGCCGAGGGTCTGGACGCCCCGGAGGCGGCCGGCCGCGCCACCGGCACCGCCGGGTCGGCCGTGGTGTTCGCCGGCGCGACCGTGGTCATCGCCCTGGCGGGGCTGTCGGTGGTCGGCATCCCCTTCCTGACCGTCATGGGGCTGGCCGCGGCGGGCACGGTCGCCGTCGCCGTCCTGGTCGCCCTCACCCTGCTGCCGGCCGTCCTGTCCTTCTGCGGCCGCCGGATCCTGCCCCGCAAGCAGCGTGACGGCGCCGCCGCCGGTCCCGCGCCCGAGGGGTTCGGCTTCCGCTGGGGCCGGATCGTCACGCGGCTGCGCGTCCCGATCCTGCTCGCCGGGATCCTGGCGCTGGGCGCGATCGCGCTGCCCGTCACCGACATGCGGCTGGCCCTGCCCGACGCCGGCACCGCCGCCGAGGGCTCCCCGGCCCGCGAGGCGTACGACCTGACCAGCGAGGGCTTCGGCGAGGGCTTCAACGGACGCCTGATCGCCGTCGTCTCCGGCCAGGACGCCCAGGCCACCGGCGCCGCCGCCCAGCAGGCCGCCGCGCTGATCCAGGGCACCGAAGGGGTGCTGGCCGTCGCGCCGCCGCAGCTGAACCAGCAGGGCACCACCGCGCTGCTGACCGTCATCCCCAAGGCCGGCCCGACCGACGCCGCCACCGAGGACGCCGTCCACGCCATCCGCGCGAAGGCCGAGGGCGTGCAGGGCGCCGACGTCGCGCTGACCGGGGCCACCGCGCTCGGCATCGACGTCTCCCAGAAGCTGGCCGACGCGCTGCCGGTCTACCTGCTGCTCGTGGTCGGGCTGTCGATCCTGCTGCTCATGCTGGTGTTCCGGTCCCTGCTCGTCCCGATCAAGGCGGCGCTGGGCTTCCTGCTCACCATCGGCGCGACGTTCGGCATCACCGTGGCGATCTTCCAGCAGGGCCATCTCGCCGGGCTGGTCGGGCTGGACTCACCGGGCCCGCTGGTCAGCTTCCTGCCGATCCTGCTGATCGGCATCCTGTTCGGCCTCGCCATGGACTACGAGGTCTTCCTCGTCTCCCGGATGCGGGAGGACTTCGTCCACGGCGACCCGCCCCGGCAGGCCACGATCAACGGCATGGGGCACAACGCCCGGGTCGTCACCGCCGCCGCGCTGATCATGACGGCGGTGTTCGGCGGGTTCGTGTTCATGCACGACCCGATCATCAAGTCGATCGGGTTCGCCCTGGCCATCGGTGTCGTCATCGACGCGTTCGTCGTCCGCATGGCGCTGGTGCCGGCCGTGATGTCGCTGCTCGGCCGCGCCGCCTGGTGGCTGCCCCGGCCTCTCGACCGGGCCCTGCCCGACCTCGACATCGAGGGCGAGAAGCTCCAGCGGCGGCTCACCCGCCAGGAGCGCGAGCGGGAGACCGTCCGCGTCTGACGCCCGTTCCGCCACGGGCGGCCCTCCCGGCCGGACGCGCGGCCCCGCCGCGCGTCCGGCCGGGAACCGGGGCGGGCGCGAGCGCGTCGTACACGGCGGCTCCCATCGACTCGAAGGGGGCCGCATGCCGCGTTCAGGTGCTCGAACGTCACGTAGGCCGGGTAAGCCGGGAAGGCCGAGTGCGGTCGGGGCGCTCGTGATGCTGGGGCTGTGGCTGGCCGTCGGGCTGGCGCCCCTCCTGTTCTCGGTGCAGAACGTGCGGCTGGCGTTCGGCCTGACCGGGGAACCGGGCAAGGCCACGGTAGAGCGGTGCGTCGACTACGGCGCGGGGAAGAACTCCCGGACCGAGTGCCGTGGACGCTTCCGGCCCGACGATTCGCAGGCCGCTCCAAGGACGCACGTGCTGCTCCCCCCGGAATCCGACGAGGGCGAGACCTTCACCGCGCGGCTCAGGCCCGATGGCGTGCGCGCGCACCCGGCCGACATCAAGGGCCGCCTGGGCGCTCTCAGCCTGCCCGCACTGGGAGTGCTCTTCCTCCTGCCGTTTCCCTGGGCACTGGTCTTCCTGTATTCGGATCGGCGCCTGGCCCGTGCCTCGCTGTACGTCCTGGCGGTCCTCGCGGCGACCGCGGGCGGGCTCTGCCTCGCGGGCCTGATCGCGGGCCTTCTCTGAACCGCGGATCGCCGCGGCGGCCCGCAACGCCTCCGGCCAGGGCAAAAGGGCGTGGTCCGGGTCACGGCCCGGGAGTAATGTCGGCGATCATGCGACGGTTGCTCCGGGTTTGTGCGCTGTGCACGGTCTTCGTGATCTGGGTGCTCGGGACGACCCCGGTCCGGGCGGAGGCGGCGGAGAGGGTCACCCGGTTCGAGAGCACGGTGCGGGTGGGCGCCGACGGCGTCGTCCGCGTCCGCGAGGCGATCACCTACGACTTCGATGACGGTGGCGGGCACGGGCTGCGCCGGGACGTTCCCTGGACGCGCACCGGCCTGGTCCGCAACCGGGAGTACGCGATCGAGAACGTCCGGGCCTCCACGCCCGAGCGGACGCCGCTGCCGGTCCGGACGGACCGTGGTGCCAAGAACGTCGAGATCCGCGTCGGTGATCCGGCGCGGACCGTCACCGGCGCGCGGACCTACGTCCTGGAATACGACCTGCGCGCGGCGCTCACCCGCGCGGCCCGTCACGACGAGCTGCGCTGGGACTTCGTCGGGAACGCCTGGGACGTTCCGGTAGGCGCCATCACGGTCCGTGTCACTGCCCCCGGCATCGGCGGTGCGACGTGCGAGGGCGGGAAGGCCC
This region includes:
- a CDS encoding type 2 lanthipeptide synthetase LanM family protein, with amino-acid sequence MKPTYPVDIAARAANLAERIKIVSALGPPSDARPLEAFDTWRIDRLAARLAGRFRRETRPRDEPARHTEESLAETLTAYRRHERALTGPGDPFGRILAEVHHGWLPAYRAALDGFDPAAAGSAEASWRDPDVYHGRLATACEPFLVELGRRLTDAAGRDDTAAVRIDPQVVDDFQTHLLDRFALALAWAVEADAKVHCSLNGIDPSRATREDYLAYLDKTFADADSYHRFYLEFPVLGRWLAQVTALLAEHGRELIQRIRDDAADLAETFFGQPVTAVRSIRLGRSDQHAGARSVGILDVELADGARGSLVYKPRCVKSEAALQGLLARLRDDGVLGFAGRAVLPRDGYGYEALIPSGLNRVATRAQAAHVYAELGGHLAIFYVLGGGDLHFENVLIADGHAFICDCETVLGALPKGQPRPPGTLMDSVFKTGLIEWPRTTAAAEGEMRISGYSGGGSYELPVPVPQVNDRRLSFEAAVTHRRRVQVEPGAANRVFVEDRLTHAEDFIDDIRSGFDRVYEWFRERPERAIECVTGLFTGTRVRFVNWSTQVYAQLLLAARHPKCLMEPLEVDLLFNTVRTFPRNWDHDGVLPAWELGSMWRQDVPLFTVDADGAGLVHDHAAAVPAELEESPLDYAASRIRRLSPQNRAQQNQYISAGLAGGDGSSPDFAATCVEQAAGLGLRLCRMLREPDAPAPWTSYVVTETGKDEVDIEGDLYNGSAGIALFLAYLNDLDPRPEFERAARRALDHAVATFDRRRVGAFAGLGGMIYLLTHLHHLWGERPLLDLALELGDELAGEIEQDRYLDVFHGVAGLIPVLLGLADAADGRGLEQAHRCAEHVLRHARADGDALSWPSHDPATVLADLTGFSHGAGGIGWALITLGRRTDRPEYVSAGRRAFVYESRHFDESAQDWYDLRKVAGGPVWRGRHYANAWCNGASGIGLSRIQSWALLGKDDDTILREATQALTATMRNFPRLMNDTLCHGRSGNAELFLRFASLKDEPAFRLEANVQVQTQWRNLDDARPGPEAGFFPGLMLGMSGFGMHFLRLARPDRVPSVLLLDPPPAPTPS
- a CDS encoding cinnamycin family lantibiotic, coding for MSPTTILRHAAADAEFRDELLTSPEFFGISAGTVPASVEQQDAESLGYWTEGVAAVDAYACASTCSSGPLTILCDGTTKA
- a CDS encoding DurN family substrate-assisted peptide maturase is translated as MKTGPKPLSDLTKHRGIETIRQIQHLMLLCSLLPPGGKLHEILRLALSVHDENLPAHVSPVRDLHPQATKDWLESIWDRADISDEERELVVWQSDKPNMDAAAEELQRIERLLGIRLATEIVK
- a CDS encoding TetR/AcrR family transcriptional regulator; protein product: MARPPTPLRAQILESALGLFAARGFRGTSLQDIASEVGCSKASLLYHFTSKDAILSELLTPAGQALAELDERLSTLDPDEAVMAAVTGFIDLSVRFKREVKILFGEVLTLTGHLGLPLPEVTERLLDALTGNATAPRARVAAWMVIGGVFMTSATAVSVTDDVLRAEMVRGALRTLDHRTD
- a CDS encoding MMPL family transporter, encoding MATLLYRLGRFSFRRRGRIVALWLLVLALLGGAAAAFSGPSTDKFTMPGTESQRALDSLAKEFPQASGATGTIVIAAPQGQRLTPAAVAPVVQEAGRVPGVLAAMDPFRTGSVSQDGRHALVQVQFDRAAQEITDAQRTAYERVGSSAQGLRVEHGGEIMGGQVEMGSSEVIGVAVAAVVLVITFGSLVAAGMTLLNALIGVAVGMAGLFALSGVVELTSTAPILALMLGLAVGIDYSLFITSRYRQFLAEGLDAPEAAGRATGTAGSAVVFAGATVVIALAGLSVVGIPFLTVMGLAAAGTVAVAVLVALTLLPAVLSFCGRRILPRKQRDGAAAGPAPEGFGFRWGRIVTRLRVPILLAGILALGAIALPVTDMRLALPDAGTAAEGSPAREAYDLTSEGFGEGFNGRLIAVVSGQDAQATGAAAQQAAALIQGTEGVLAVAPPQLNQQGTTALLTVIPKAGPTDAATEDAVHAIRAKAEGVQGADVALTGATALGIDVSQKLADALPVYLLLVVGLSILLLMLVFRSLLVPIKAALGFLLTIGATFGITVAIFQQGHLAGLVGLDSPGPLVSFLPILLIGILFGLAMDYEVFLVSRMREDFVHGDPPRQATINGMGHNARVVTAAALIMTAVFGGFVFMHDPIIKSIGFALAIGVVIDAFVVRMALVPAVMSLLGRAAWWLPRPLDRALPDLDIEGEKLQRRLTRQERERETVRV